In Labrys wisconsinensis, a single genomic region encodes these proteins:
- a CDS encoding site-specific DNA-methyltransferase: protein MSSGTTRLRPVLRPVDTAPLPLDSIIEGDCIAALDRLPAESIDLVFADPPYNLQLGGDLQRPDQSMVDAVDDDWDKFESFAAYDAFTRDWLKAVRRVMKPDATLWVIGSYHNIFRVGATLQDLGFWLLNDVVWRKTNPMPNFRGKRFTNAHETLIWAAREQASRYTFNYEALKAGNEDVQVRSDWLIPLCTGGERLKDENGHKAHPTQKPEALLARVLLAASRPGDVVLDPFFGTGTSGAVARKLGRHFVGIERDPGYIAAARARLAAVTPVADAALLMPAEKRSEPRIAFASVVERGLLAPGAVLVDQRGRHKAVVRVDGSLMLGDIAGSIHKIGALVQGLPACNGWTFWHFSDGGALKPIDDLRAVLRKELADAEG, encoded by the coding sequence ATGAGCTCCGGAACCACCAGACTTCGTCCTGTCCTGCGGCCGGTCGACACCGCGCCGCTGCCCCTCGACAGCATCATCGAAGGCGATTGCATCGCCGCGCTCGACCGCCTGCCGGCCGAGAGCATCGACCTCGTCTTTGCCGACCCGCCCTACAACCTCCAGCTCGGCGGCGACCTCCAGCGGCCCGACCAGTCCATGGTCGATGCCGTCGACGACGATTGGGACAAGTTCGAATCCTTCGCCGCCTACGACGCCTTCACCCGCGACTGGCTGAAGGCGGTGCGGCGGGTGATGAAGCCCGACGCCACGCTCTGGGTGATCGGCTCCTACCACAACATCTTCCGCGTCGGCGCCACGCTGCAGGACCTCGGCTTCTGGCTCCTCAACGACGTGGTCTGGCGCAAGACCAACCCGATGCCCAACTTCCGCGGCAAGCGCTTCACCAATGCCCATGAGACGTTGATCTGGGCGGCGCGCGAGCAGGCCTCGCGCTACACCTTCAACTACGAGGCGCTGAAGGCCGGCAACGAAGACGTGCAGGTGCGCTCGGACTGGCTGATCCCGCTGTGCACCGGCGGCGAGCGGCTGAAGGACGAGAACGGCCACAAGGCCCATCCGACCCAGAAGCCCGAGGCGCTGCTGGCACGCGTGCTGCTCGCGGCCAGCCGGCCGGGCGACGTGGTGCTCGACCCCTTCTTCGGCACCGGCACGTCGGGCGCGGTCGCCCGGAAGCTCGGCCGCCATTTCGTCGGCATCGAGCGCGATCCCGGCTACATCGCCGCGGCGCGGGCGCGCCTCGCCGCGGTGACGCCGGTGGCCGACGCGGCCCTGCTGATGCCGGCGGAGAAGCGCTCGGAGCCGCGCATCGCCTTCGCCAGCGTGGTGGAGCGCGGCCTGCTGGCGCCCGGCGCCGTGCTCGTCGACCAGCGCGGCCGCCACAAGGCGGTGGTGCGGGTCGACGGCTCGCTGATGCTCGGCGACATCGCCGGCTCGATCCACAAGATCGGCGCCCTGGTGCAGGGCCTGCCCGCCTGCAACGGCTGGACCTTCTGGCACTTCTCCGACGGCGGCGCGCTGAAGCCGATCGACGACCTGCGCGCGGTGCTGCGCAAGGAGCTGGCGGACGCGGAGGGCTGA
- a CDS encoding DUF721 domain-containing protein has protein sequence MNKPRTARPLAELVRPAIADALKAQGFAAADILTRWREIAGERLAAHSMPVRVLWPPRPKAALPEAAPQPATLVLKVESAFALEVEMSATQLVERVNAVFGWRCIGKLRLRQGPVEAPSPRVPPRPRPLDAAGERALATRIAGVEDEGLRAALERLGRGVLGGKAKMS, from the coding sequence ATGAACAAGCCCCGCACGGCGCGTCCCCTCGCCGAGCTGGTGCGGCCGGCCATCGCCGACGCACTGAAGGCGCAGGGCTTCGCCGCCGCCGACATCCTCACCCGCTGGCGGGAGATCGCCGGCGAGCGGCTGGCGGCCCATTCCATGCCGGTGCGCGTGCTCTGGCCGCCGCGCCCCAAGGCCGCCCTGCCGGAGGCGGCGCCCCAGCCGGCGACGCTGGTCCTGAAGGTGGAGAGCGCCTTTGCCCTGGAGGTGGAGATGTCGGCGACCCAGCTCGTCGAGCGGGTCAACGCGGTGTTCGGCTGGCGCTGCATCGGCAAGCTCAGGCTGCGCCAGGGCCCGGTCGAGGCGCCGAGCCCCAGGGTGCCGCCACGCCCGCGGCCGCTCGACGCCGCCGGCGAGCGGGCGCTGGCCACGCGCATCGCCGGCGTCGAGGACGAGGGGCTCAGGGCAGCGCTGGAGCGGCTGGGGCGCGGCGTGCTGGGCGGGAAGGCAAAGATGTCATGA
- a CDS encoding type II toxin-antitoxin system VapB family antitoxin, whose translation MSRTERGRRTTRTTIGIDEPLLREAMALTGLATPAAVIEDAGRRLIGRHRQRQAIATVAGLGWEGDLDAMRRERSDAPG comes from the coding sequence GTGAGCCGGACGGAACGCGGGAGGCGGACAACGCGCACCACCATCGGGATCGACGAACCTTTACTCAGGGAAGCGATGGCGCTGACCGGCCTGGCCACGCCGGCGGCTGTCATCGAGGACGCGGGGCGCCGCCTCATCGGCCGTCACCGGCAGCGGCAGGCGATCGCGACCGTGGCCGGCCTCGGCTGGGAGGGCGACCTCGACGCGATGCGGCGGGAGCGCTCCGACGCGCCCGGCTGA
- a CDS encoding AtpZ/AtpI family protein, with product MASDGANRPGRGTGDNPSEAELSERLRRLGERLGPERAEADVRPASSAGTGSDPNGIGKAMRLSSEFIAGIIAGFGIGWLGDRLLGTSPWGMIVFLMLGFVAGIMNVMRSAGMLGRSLPGKK from the coding sequence ATGGCGAGCGACGGAGCGAACCGGCCAGGTCGGGGGACCGGCGACAATCCCAGCGAAGCCGAGTTGTCCGAGCGCTTGCGTCGGCTTGGCGAGCGCCTCGGGCCCGAAAGGGCCGAGGCGGACGTCAGGCCTGCGTCGAGCGCGGGCACGGGTTCCGACCCGAACGGAATCGGCAAGGCGATGCGCCTGTCGAGCGAGTTCATTGCCGGCATCATCGCCGGCTTTGGAATCGGTTGGCTGGGGGATCGGCTGCTCGGCACATCCCCCTGGGGGATGATCGTGTTTCTGATGCTCGGCTTCGTCGCCGGAATCATGAACGTGATGCGGTCGGCAGGAATGCTGGGCAGGTCACTGCCCGGAAAGAAATAG
- a CDS encoding type II toxin-antitoxin system Phd/YefM family antitoxin: protein MNQHIWTVTEAKARLSELLRRADEEGPQRIGTRRGYRLVSEAQWQRLQTSRPAMGRWLLEHMPASDPLEIPSRAEPVPDNPFDHGDAR from the coding sequence ATGAACCAGCACATCTGGACCGTCACCGAGGCCAAGGCCCGTCTGTCCGAACTGTTGCGCCGTGCCGACGAGGAAGGGCCGCAGCGCATCGGCACGAGACGCGGCTATAGGCTGGTGTCGGAGGCGCAGTGGCAGCGCCTGCAGACCTCCCGACCCGCCATGGGACGTTGGCTGCTGGAGCATATGCCTGCGTCCGACCCCCTCGAGATCCCGTCACGTGCGGAACCGGTTCCGGACAATCCCTTCGACCACGGTGACGCTCGGTGA
- a CDS encoding type II toxin-antitoxin system ParD family antitoxin — MNIALEEHWKDFITSLVASGRYRSASEVVCEALRLVREREEKLEALRRTIDASIAEGGRFSDEEIGAMLDAQAEAP; from the coding sequence ATGAACATCGCGCTCGAGGAGCACTGGAAGGACTTCATCACCTCGCTCGTCGCCAGCGGTCGATATCGCTCTGCGAGCGAGGTGGTCTGCGAAGCTCTGCGCCTGGTCCGGGAACGCGAGGAGAAGCTGGAAGCCCTGCGCCGGACGATCGACGCATCCATTGCGGAGGGCGGACGCTTCAGTGACGAGGAGATTGGAGCGATGCTGGACGCACAGGCTGAGGCCCCGTGA
- a CDS encoding DsbA family protein, which yields MFSRRALLAALAASPALAALPALAQDAQDASPADLAVPGPIKDMTLGKADAPVKVYEYASMTCPHCARFEKDVFPTIKDKYIDTGKVLWTLREFPLDPRATAGFMLARCAGDDKYYAMIDVLFAQQANWAFVDAAQVLPGLTQIAKQAGFTQERFDTCLKDQTLYDGVMAVKKRAEDVFKIDGTPTFFINGKRYSGELSVDEFDKAVAAFLKS from the coding sequence ATGTTTTCGCGCCGTGCGCTTCTCGCCGCCCTCGCCGCCTCGCCGGCCCTCGCCGCCCTGCCCGCGCTGGCGCAGGACGCGCAGGATGCCAGCCCCGCCGACCTCGCCGTGCCCGGGCCGATCAAGGACATGACGCTCGGCAAGGCCGACGCGCCGGTCAAGGTCTACGAATATGCCTCGATGACCTGCCCGCACTGCGCCCGGTTCGAGAAGGACGTGTTCCCGACCATCAAGGACAAGTACATCGACACCGGCAAGGTGCTGTGGACCCTGCGCGAGTTTCCGCTCGACCCGCGCGCCACGGCCGGCTTCATGCTGGCGCGCTGCGCCGGCGACGACAAATATTACGCGATGATCGACGTGCTGTTCGCCCAGCAGGCCAACTGGGCCTTCGTCGACGCGGCGCAGGTGCTGCCGGGCCTGACCCAGATCGCCAAGCAGGCTGGTTTTACACAGGAACGCTTCGACACCTGCTTGAAGGATCAGACGCTTTATGATGGCGTGATGGCGGTGAAGAAGCGGGCCGAGGACGTGTTCAAGATCGACGGCACGCCGACCTTCTTCATCAACGGCAAGCGGTACAGCGGCGAGCTTTCGGTCGACGAGTTCGACAAGGCTGTCGCGGCCTTTCTGAAGTCTTGA
- the mutY gene encoding A/G-specific adenine glycosylase has product MLHKPDVPVMRVAADDLLVWYDRHRRRLPWRAAPGETPDPYRVWLSEIMLQQTTVRAVGPYFEAFVARWPTVAALAAADGEDILKAWAGLGYYSRARNLIACARAVAGRPGGRFPDTEEGLRALPGVGAYTAAAIAAIAFGRRAAVVDGNIERVITRLHALETPLPAAKPEIRRLVDAITPADRPGDFAQAMMDLGASLCTPKRPACGLCPWMKPCAARLAGTQETFPRKMPKAVRPLRRGAAFWLVRPDGYVLVRKRPDKGLLGGMTEIPSSPWTEDFDMARATDHAPLRGMRWRRLPGEARHGFTHFELVVTVFAADALTTTKAPEGCRWVRLAELDGEALPTAMRKIAAVARG; this is encoded by the coding sequence ATGCTTCATAAGCCAGATGTCCCGGTCATGCGAGTCGCGGCGGACGACCTCCTGGTCTGGTACGACCGGCATCGCCGGCGCCTGCCCTGGCGGGCGGCGCCGGGCGAAACGCCCGATCCCTACCGCGTCTGGCTGTCGGAGATCATGCTGCAGCAGACCACGGTCCGGGCGGTCGGCCCTTATTTCGAGGCGTTCGTCGCGCGCTGGCCGACCGTCGCGGCGCTGGCTGCCGCCGACGGCGAGGACATCCTCAAGGCCTGGGCGGGCCTGGGCTATTATTCCAGGGCCCGCAACCTGATCGCCTGCGCCCGCGCCGTGGCCGGGCGGCCGGGCGGCCGCTTCCCCGACACGGAGGAGGGGCTGCGCGCCCTGCCAGGGGTCGGCGCCTACACGGCGGCGGCCATCGCCGCCATCGCCTTCGGCCGCCGTGCCGCGGTGGTCGACGGCAATATCGAGCGGGTGATCACCCGCCTCCATGCCCTGGAGACGCCGCTGCCCGCGGCCAAGCCGGAGATTCGCCGGCTGGTCGACGCCATCACGCCGGCGGACCGCCCCGGCGACTTCGCCCAGGCGATGATGGATCTCGGCGCCAGCCTGTGCACGCCCAAGCGCCCGGCCTGCGGCCTCTGCCCGTGGATGAAGCCCTGCGCCGCGCGCCTCGCGGGCACGCAGGAGACCTTCCCGCGCAAGATGCCGAAGGCGGTGCGCCCGCTCCGGCGCGGCGCCGCCTTCTGGCTCGTCCGGCCGGACGGCTATGTCCTGGTGCGCAAGCGCCCCGACAAGGGCCTGCTCGGCGGCATGACCGAGATTCCCTCCAGCCCCTGGACCGAGGATTTCGACATGGCGCGGGCCACGGACCATGCGCCGCTGCGGGGGATGCGCTGGCGCAGGCTGCCGGGCGAGGCGCGCCACGGCTTCACCCATTTCGAGCTCGTCGTCACCGTGTTCGCCGCCGACGCGCTGACCACCACCAAGGCGCCGGAGGGCTGCCGCTGGGTGCGCCTCGCCGAGCTCGACGGCGAGGCCCTGCCGACGGCGATGCGCAAGATCGCCGCGGTGGCGCGGGGCTGA
- a CDS encoding F0F1 ATP synthase subunit C — protein sequence MDPIAAKYIGAGLACLGMAGAGIGLGNLFGQFLSGALRNPSAADGQRGTLLLGFALTEALGIFSLLIALLLLFAV from the coding sequence ATGGATCCCATCGCAGCCAAGTACATCGGCGCTGGTCTGGCTTGCCTCGGCATGGCGGGCGCCGGCATCGGCCTCGGCAACCTGTTCGGCCAGTTCCTGTCGGGCGCCCTGCGCAACCCGTCGGCGGCCGACGGCCAGCGCGGCACCCTGCTGCTCGGCTTCGCCCTGACCGAAGCTCTCGGCATCTTCTCGCTGCTGATCGCCCTCCTCCTCCTGTTCGCGGTCTGA
- a CDS encoding type II toxin-antitoxin system VapC family toxin: protein MTGFLLDTNVISELTRPDRNPRVVAFLDALEDGYVSVVTLHELAFGLERLQDGARRRALTEAVERFLALYSDRILSVHTPEAKAAAVLRAAQAQRGRGLHLADSLIAATALVHGLTLATRNTADFTGLGVALHDSFQA from the coding sequence GTGACGGGCTTTCTCCTCGACACCAACGTCATCTCCGAGCTGACCCGGCCCGATCGCAATCCCCGTGTCGTCGCTTTCCTCGATGCCCTGGAGGATGGCTATGTGTCGGTCGTGACCCTGCACGAACTGGCCTTCGGGCTGGAGCGTCTGCAGGACGGTGCGCGCCGGCGGGCCTTGACGGAGGCCGTCGAGCGCTTCCTTGCCCTCTATTCCGATCGGATCCTGTCCGTTCACACGCCGGAAGCGAAAGCCGCCGCCGTCCTGCGCGCCGCGCAGGCGCAACGGGGCCGGGGCCTCCATCTCGCCGATTCGCTGATTGCGGCAACCGCCCTCGTGCACGGCTTGACGCTCGCAACGCGCAACACCGCCGATTTCACCGGGCTGGGCGTCGCCCTGCACGATTCCTTTCAGGCGTGA
- a CDS encoding F0F1 ATP synthase subunit B: MAETTHAGTEVPAGEHGGKGAFPPFESGTFPSQLVWLAIAFGLLYILMSKVALPRVAEILKTRGDSIASDLAAAQRMKAESDAAAAAHEQSLAQARGEAQAIAGRTHDAVAAETETTRKGLEAKLAERLAEAEAQIAATKAAALGNVRAIAIDAAGAIIERLTGRSPEAGAVEAAVDSAAAR, encoded by the coding sequence ATGGCTGAGACGACGCACGCGGGAACCGAGGTTCCGGCCGGCGAGCACGGTGGCAAGGGAGCGTTCCCGCCCTTCGAGAGCGGCACGTTCCCCTCGCAGCTCGTATGGTTGGCGATCGCCTTCGGGCTCCTCTACATCCTGATGTCGAAGGTCGCGCTGCCGCGCGTCGCCGAGATCCTCAAGACCCGGGGCGACAGCATCGCCTCCGATCTGGCGGCGGCGCAGCGGATGAAGGCGGAGAGCGATGCGGCCGCGGCCGCCCACGAGCAGTCGCTGGCGCAGGCCCGCGGCGAGGCGCAGGCCATCGCCGGCCGCACCCACGACGCGGTCGCCGCCGAGACCGAGACGACGCGCAAGGGCCTCGAGGCCAAGCTGGCCGAAAGGCTCGCCGAGGCCGAGGCGCAGATCGCCGCGACCAAGGCGGCGGCGCTCGGCAACGTGCGCGCCATCGCCATCGACGCCGCTGGCGCCATCATCGAGCGGCTCACCGGCAGGAGCCCGGAAGCCGGCGCGGTCGAGGCCGCCGTCGATTCGGCCGCGGCCCGCTGA
- the smc gene encoding chromosome segregation protein SMC: MRLTRLRLLGFKSFVEPSDFLIEPGLTGVVGPNGCGKSNLVEALRWVMGESSHKNLRAAEMDDVIFAGSGGRPGRNSAEVMLTVDNSDRTAPASFNDADVLEISRRIEREKGSQYRINGREVRARDVQLIFADASTGARSPALVRQGQIAELIAAKPQSRRRILEEAAGISGLHSRRHEAELRLQAAEQNLARLEDVLAQIEAQLEALKRQSRQAARYRVLTAEIRKAEALLFHIAFEEAGREIIEAEKRLDLDVRTVAERTRAQAEAARLAAVAAHDLQPLRDKEVAAAAALQRLNLAREALDQEERRAADRLAELDRRIAQGEADIGREKTLIADAGVMLERLDEEEAQLTREADAAGDQSEAAAARLVAGEAALATGESAMGEAQGALAEAQAQRGQAERSLREAAERRARAEVQIAEIERERQALAAQAGEPGAIEELGAALEATQEAQEEAEALTLAAEGGHARAREAEAASRVPLQEAERLASRLETEVGTLSKLLLAPGGTQYPPVADAIRVARGYETALGAALGDDLDAPADARAPARWAGAEAGAEDGPLPEGAEPLIDFVEAPPALHRRLAQIGVVARTDGPRLAPLLRPGQRLVSREGDFWRWDGFVAAANAPSAAARRLVEKNRLADLEEQAQAAREAVEPARAAAEAAQAALRQAGEQERARREAWRMAGRAADQAREALAAAERRAAQVASRLSAITEAKARLVAGAEEAAAAREEAEARLEALPDATTLGAHLAELRAEVAQRRAEAGEARAAVQSLARERDLRDKRLAAIAAERSSWSRRQSGGAAQIDTLIARQEELRAEREELEDAPAAFGARRRALIGEAEAAEAARKAAADRLAEAETRLADADRQGREALAALGKAREDQARAEERLEALRARRAGIVRSIAEALDVAPAAVLKIAGLTPQDPLPPREQVEKTLDLARHDRERLGAVNLRAEEEQREVQAQFDGLVAERDDLVEAIKRLRQAIANLNREGRERLLAAFDVVNGHFQRLFGTLFGGGTAELQFTESDDPLEAGLEMLARPPGKKPQTLSLLSGGEQALTAMALIFAVFLTNPAPICVLDEVDAPLDDANVERFCDLLDEMIRQTETRFVTITHNPITMARMNRLFGVTMAERGVSQLVSVDLQQAERIREAS; this comes from the coding sequence ATGCGACTGACCAGGCTTCGGCTTCTCGGCTTCAAATCCTTCGTCGAGCCGTCGGACTTCCTGATCGAGCCCGGCCTCACCGGCGTGGTGGGGCCGAACGGCTGCGGCAAGTCCAACCTGGTCGAGGCGCTGCGCTGGGTGATGGGCGAGAGCAGCCACAAGAACCTGCGCGCCGCCGAGATGGACGACGTCATCTTCGCCGGCTCCGGCGGCCGGCCGGGGCGCAACAGCGCCGAGGTGATGCTGACCGTCGACAACAGCGACCGCACCGCGCCCGCGTCCTTCAACGATGCGGACGTGCTGGAGATCTCCCGGCGCATCGAGCGCGAGAAGGGCTCGCAATACCGCATCAACGGGCGCGAGGTGCGCGCCCGCGACGTGCAGCTGATCTTCGCCGACGCCTCGACCGGCGCGCGCTCGCCGGCGCTGGTGCGCCAGGGTCAGATCGCCGAGCTGATCGCGGCCAAGCCGCAATCGCGCCGGCGCATCCTGGAGGAGGCCGCCGGCATTTCCGGCCTGCACAGCCGCCGCCACGAGGCGGAGCTGCGCCTGCAGGCGGCCGAGCAGAACCTCGCCCGGCTGGAGGACGTGCTGGCCCAGATCGAGGCGCAGCTCGAGGCGCTGAAGCGCCAGTCGCGCCAGGCGGCGCGCTACCGGGTGCTGACCGCCGAGATCCGCAAGGCCGAGGCGCTGCTGTTCCACATCGCCTTCGAGGAGGCCGGCCGCGAGATCATCGAGGCGGAGAAGCGGCTCGACCTCGACGTGCGCACCGTGGCCGAGCGGACGCGGGCCCAGGCCGAGGCGGCGCGCCTGGCGGCGGTCGCCGCGCACGACCTGCAGCCGCTGCGCGACAAGGAAGTGGCCGCGGCGGCGGCGCTGCAGCGCCTGAACCTGGCGCGGGAGGCGCTCGACCAGGAGGAGCGGCGCGCGGCCGACCGCCTCGCCGAGCTCGACCGGCGCATCGCCCAGGGCGAGGCCGATATCGGCCGCGAGAAGACATTGATCGCCGACGCCGGCGTCATGCTGGAGCGGCTCGACGAGGAGGAAGCCCAGCTCACCCGCGAGGCCGATGCCGCCGGCGACCAGAGCGAGGCGGCAGCGGCGCGGCTCGTCGCCGGCGAGGCGGCGCTCGCCACCGGCGAGAGCGCCATGGGCGAGGCGCAGGGCGCCCTCGCCGAGGCGCAGGCCCAGCGCGGCCAGGCCGAGCGCTCGCTGCGCGAGGCGGCGGAGCGCCGGGCCCGCGCCGAGGTGCAGATCGCCGAGATCGAACGCGAGCGCCAGGCGCTGGCCGCCCAGGCCGGCGAGCCGGGCGCGATCGAGGAGCTCGGCGCCGCGCTCGAGGCGACGCAGGAGGCCCAGGAGGAGGCCGAGGCCCTCACCCTCGCCGCTGAAGGCGGGCATGCCCGGGCCCGCGAGGCCGAGGCTGCCTCGCGGGTGCCGCTGCAGGAGGCCGAGCGGCTGGCGAGCCGGCTGGAGACCGAGGTCGGGACCCTCTCCAAGCTGCTGCTCGCCCCGGGCGGCACCCAGTACCCGCCGGTGGCCGACGCCATCCGCGTCGCCCGGGGCTACGAGACCGCGCTCGGCGCGGCGCTCGGCGACGACCTCGACGCGCCGGCCGACGCCCGCGCCCCGGCTCGCTGGGCCGGTGCCGAGGCCGGCGCCGAGGACGGGCCGCTGCCGGAGGGCGCCGAGCCGCTGATCGACTTCGTCGAGGCGCCGCCGGCGCTGCACCGGCGCCTGGCGCAGATCGGCGTGGTGGCGCGGACGGACGGACCGCGCCTGGCGCCGCTGCTCCGGCCCGGCCAGCGGCTGGTCAGCCGCGAGGGCGATTTCTGGCGCTGGGACGGCTTCGTCGCCGCGGCCAACGCCCCCTCCGCCGCGGCGCGGAGGCTGGTGGAGAAGAACCGCCTGGCCGACCTGGAGGAGCAGGCGCAGGCGGCGCGCGAGGCCGTCGAGCCCGCCCGGGCCGCGGCCGAGGCGGCGCAGGCGGCGCTGCGCCAGGCCGGCGAGCAGGAACGGGCGAGGCGCGAGGCCTGGCGCATGGCCGGCCGGGCCGCCGATCAGGCCCGCGAGGCGTTGGCCGCAGCCGAGCGGCGGGCGGCGCAGGTCGCCTCCCGGCTCTCGGCCATCACCGAGGCGAAGGCGCGCCTCGTCGCCGGCGCCGAGGAGGCCGCCGCGGCGCGCGAGGAGGCCGAGGCCCGGCTCGAGGCCTTGCCGGACGCCACGACGCTCGGCGCCCACCTGGCCGAGCTGCGCGCCGAGGTGGCGCAGCGCCGGGCCGAGGCCGGCGAGGCGCGGGCGGCGGTGCAGTCCCTGGCGCGCGAGCGCGACCTGCGCGACAAGCGCCTCGCCGCCATCGCCGCCGAGCGTAGCTCCTGGAGCCGGCGCCAGAGCGGCGGCGCGGCCCAGATCGACACGCTCATCGCGCGCCAGGAGGAGCTCCGGGCCGAGCGCGAGGAGCTGGAGGACGCGCCCGCCGCCTTCGGCGCCCGGCGCCGCGCCCTGATCGGCGAGGCGGAGGCGGCCGAGGCGGCACGCAAGGCCGCGGCCGATCGGCTGGCCGAGGCGGAGACCCGGCTCGCCGACGCCGACCGCCAGGGGCGCGAAGCGCTCGCCGCGCTCGGCAAGGCCCGCGAGGACCAGGCCCGCGCCGAGGAACGGCTGGAGGCGCTGCGCGCCCGCCGGGCCGGCATCGTCCGCTCCATCGCGGAGGCGCTCGACGTCGCGCCCGCCGCGGTGCTGAAGATCGCCGGGCTGACCCCGCAGGACCCGCTGCCGCCGCGCGAGCAGGTGGAGAAGACGCTCGACCTCGCGCGGCACGACCGCGAGCGCCTCGGGGCGGTGAATCTCAGGGCCGAGGAGGAGCAGCGCGAGGTGCAGGCGCAGTTCGACGGGCTCGTCGCCGAGCGCGACGACCTGGTCGAGGCGATCAAGCGGCTGCGCCAGGCCATCGCCAACCTCAACCGCGAGGGCCGCGAGCGGCTGCTGGCGGCGTTCGACGTGGTCAACGGCCATTTCCAGCGCCTGTTCGGCACGCTGTTCGGCGGCGGCACGGCCGAATTGCAGTTCACCGAATCGGACGATCCGCTGGAGGCAGGGCTGGAAATGCTGGCGCGTCCGCCGGGCAAGAAGCCGCAGACCCTGTCGCTGCTCTCCGGCGGCGAGCAGGCGCTCACCGCCATGGCCCTGATCTTCGCGGTGTTCCTGACCAACCCGGCGCCGATCTGCGTGCTCGACGAGGTCGATGCCCCGCTCGACGATGCCAATGTCGAGCGCTTCTGCGACCTCCTGGACGAGATGATCCGGCAGACCGAGACGCGCTTCGTCACCATCACCCACAACCCGATCACCATGGCGCGCATGAACCGCCTGTTCGGCGTGACCATGGCCGAGCGCGGCGTCAGCCAGCTCGTGTCGGTGGACTTGCAGCAAGCCGAGCGCATCCGCGAGGCGAGCTGA
- a CDS encoding F0F1 ATP synthase subunit A, translated as MDPIHQFEIKTLFPIATIGGHQIAFTNSALFMLLAVGAVALLMIAGTSARAVVPGRWQGVAESLYEFVAGTVRSSAGQDGMRFFPLVFSLFSFVLICNLFGMIPGFFTVTSHLIVTVALALLVILTVLGYGFYKHGAHFLKLFVPSGVPGWLLPLLVVIEVISFLSRPISLSVRLFANMLAGHIALKIFAGFVVALAGAGVFAVLSPLPLLLTIALIALEFLVAVLQAYVFATLTCIYLNDALHPGH; from the coding sequence ATGGATCCGATACATCAGTTCGAGATCAAGACGCTCTTTCCGATCGCGACGATCGGCGGACACCAGATCGCCTTCACCAATTCCGCCCTGTTCATGCTGCTCGCCGTCGGCGCGGTGGCGCTCCTGATGATCGCCGGCACCTCCGCCCGCGCCGTCGTCCCCGGCCGCTGGCAGGGGGTGGCCGAGAGCCTCTACGAGTTCGTCGCCGGCACGGTGCGCTCGTCCGCCGGCCAGGACGGCATGCGGTTCTTCCCGCTGGTGTTCTCGCTGTTCAGCTTCGTGCTGATCTGCAACCTGTTCGGCATGATCCCGGGCTTCTTCACCGTCACCAGCCACCTCATCGTCACGGTGGCGCTGGCGCTCCTGGTGATCCTCACCGTCCTCGGCTACGGCTTCTACAAGCACGGCGCCCATTTCCTCAAGCTGTTCGTGCCGTCGGGCGTGCCGGGCTGGCTCCTGCCGCTCCTGGTGGTGATCGAGGTGATCTCCTTCCTCTCGCGGCCGATCAGCCTCTCCGTCCGTCTGTTCGCCAACATGCTGGCCGGCCACATCGCGCTGAAGATCTTCGCCGGCTTCGTGGTGGCGCTCGCCGGCGCCGGCGTGTTCGCGGTGCTCTCGCCGCTGCCGCTGCTGCTGACCATCGCCCTGATCGCGCTGGAGTTCCTGGTCGCCGTGCTCCAGGCCTACGTCTTCGCCACCCTCACCTGCATCTATCTCAACGACGCCCTGCATCCGGGCCATTGA
- a CDS encoding F0F1 ATP synthase subunit B family protein produces MYFAEILHEVFDPSGPEFWVLVATVIFLFIAWKIGGFGQIGKALDKRADTIRKELDEAKSLREEAQKLLAEYQKKKQEAEAEAQAIIAAAKDEAERFKTESVAKVQDFVARRTKLAEQKIAQAEAHALAEVRSAAADAAIAAAGSILSGQARNGSDLMNTAIAEVKTKLN; encoded by the coding sequence ATGTACTTCGCAGAGATCCTCCACGAAGTGTTCGATCCCTCGGGGCCCGAGTTCTGGGTGCTCGTCGCGACGGTGATCTTCCTGTTCATCGCCTGGAAGATCGGTGGCTTCGGCCAGATCGGCAAGGCGCTCGACAAGCGTGCGGACACCATCCGCAAGGAGCTGGACGAGGCCAAGTCGCTGCGCGAGGAAGCCCAGAAGCTGCTGGCCGAATACCAGAAGAAGAAGCAGGAGGCCGAGGCCGAGGCGCAGGCGATCATCGCCGCCGCCAAGGACGAGGCCGAGCGCTTCAAGACCGAATCGGTCGCCAAGGTGCAGGACTTCGTCGCCCGCCGCACCAAGCTCGCCGAGCAGAAGATCGCCCAGGCCGAGGCGCATGCCCTGGCCGAGGTGCGCTCGGCCGCCGCGGACGCCGCCATCGCCGCCGCCGGCTCGATCCTGTCGGGCCAGGCGCGGAACGGCAGCGACCTGATGAACACGGCGATCGCCGAGGTGAAGACCAAGCTCAACTGA